In one Solanum dulcamara chromosome 1, daSolDulc1.2, whole genome shotgun sequence genomic region, the following are encoded:
- the LOC129902995 gene encoding premnaspirodiene oxygenase-like, which translates to MELPLLGSMLHMAGGLPHHVLRDLAKKYGPLMHLQLGEVSAVVVTSPDMAKQVLKTHDIAFASRPKLLAPDIVCYNRSDIAFCPYGDYWRQMRKICVLEVLSAKNVRTYSSIRRDEVDRLVNFIQLCSGEPVNFSEKLFLFTSSMTCRTAFGRVFKEQDQFIQLIKEVIGLAGGFDVADIFPSLTFLHVLSGMKGKIMNAHHKVDAIVEDVINEHKKNIAMGKTNGALGGEDLIDVLLRLMNDGGLQFPITNDNIKAIIFDMFAAGTETSSSTLVWAMVQMMKNPSVFSKAQAEVREAFKDKETFDENDVEELKYLKLVIKETLRLHPPVPLLVPRECREETDINGYIIPVKTKVMVNVWALGRDPNYWDDAESFKPERFEQCSVDFVGNNFEYLPFGGGRRICPGISFGLANIYLPLAQLLYHFDWKLPNGMEPKDLDLTELVGVTAARKSDLILLATPYLPPRQ; encoded by the exons ATGGAACTTCCTTTACTAGGAAGCATGCTTCATATGGCTGGTGGACTTCCACATCATGTCCTTAGAGACTTAGCCAAAAAATATGGACCACTTATGCACCTTCAGCTTGGTGAAGTTTCTGCAGTTGTCGTTACTTCTCCTGATATGGCAAAACAAGTACTAAAAACTCATGACATCGCTTTCGCGTCTAGGCCTAAACTTTTGGCTCCTGACATTGTCTGTTACAACAGGTCTGACATTGCCTTTTGCCCCTACGGAGATTACTGGAGACAAATGCGTAAAATTTGTGTCTTGGAAGTGTTGAGTGCCAAGAATGTCAGGACATACAGCTCGATTAGGCGCGATGAAGTTGATCGCCTAGTTAATTTTATCCAGTTATGTTCAGGTGAGCCGGTTAATTTTTCTGAAAAGCTCTTTTTGTTCACAAGTTCCATGACATGTAGAACAGCATTTGGGAGAGTGTTCAAGGAGCAGGACCAATTTATACAACTGATCAAAGAAGTGATAGGGTTAGCAGGAGGGTTTGATGTGGCTGACATCTTTCCATCACTCACGTTTCTCCATGTGCTTAGTGGAATGAAGGGtaaaattatgaatgcccatcaTAAGGTTGATGCAATTGTTGAGGATGTCATCAATGAGCACAAGAAGAACATTGCAATGGGGAAAACTAATGGTGCATTAGGTGGTGAAGATCTAATTGATGTCCTTCTAAGACTTATGAATGATGGAGGACTTCAATTTCCTATCACCAACGACAACATCAAAGCTATCATTTTT GACATGTTTGCTGCCGGAACAGAGACTTCATCGTCAACACTTGTGTGGGCAATGGTGCAAATGATGAAAAATCCAAGTGTATTCTCCAAAGCTCAAGCAGAAGTGCGAGAAGCCTTTAAAGACAAAGAAACgtttgatgaaaatgatgtgGAGGAGCTGAAGTACTTAAAGTTAGTCATTAAAGAAACTCTAAGACTACATCCACCAGTTCCACTTTTGGTCCCAAGAGAATGTAGGGAAGAGACTGACATAAACGGCTACATTATTCCTGTGAAGACCAAAGTCATGGTTAATGTTTGGGCATTGGGAAGAGATCCTAACTATTGGGATGACGCAGAAAGCTTTAAGCCAGAGAGATTTGAGCAGTGCTCTGTGGACTTTGTTGGTAACAATTTTGAGTATCTTCCCTTTGGTGGTGGGAGAAGGATTTGTCCCGGGATATCATTTGGCTTAGCTAATATTTATTTGCCGTTGGCTCAATTGCTATATCACTTCGACTGGAAACTCCCTAATGGAATGGAGCCAAAAGACTTGGACTTAACTGAATTGGTTGGAGTAACTGCCGCCAGAAAAAGTGACCTTATTTTACTTGCCACTCCTTATCTACCACCTCGACAATGA